Proteins encoded by one window of Terriglobales bacterium:
- a CDS encoding transporter: MLCAACAATTVFAQSEPNPDELTATPNRPTVTDIAETTQRGVLELEFGIAATHREQALVGLLKFGLLRDLELRWAGSPWQHDSALRTGGVTDTDLGLRWRLLHQARVQPTVSLQYTATLPTAGALLGSGESDHGLGVLVSKDLPAQFHLDANLTRLWLGRPRAGAARGGFDQAWLPAFTLAHPIRGKWALAMEFSGVTRAGPTGPLVQNLWAVTYTPKPRLVIDAAVQYRVIGNVPNVVYVAGFTWAIADLYRGRRR; this comes from the coding sequence TTGCTCTGCGCCGCGTGCGCGGCAACAACCGTCTTCGCACAGTCGGAGCCGAATCCTGACGAACTCACCGCCACGCCCAACCGGCCGACGGTCACCGACATCGCCGAAACCACCCAGCGCGGCGTGCTCGAACTGGAGTTCGGCATCGCCGCCACGCACCGCGAACAGGCGCTGGTGGGCCTGCTGAAGTTCGGCCTGCTGCGCGACCTGGAGCTGCGCTGGGCGGGCTCGCCCTGGCAGCACGACTCGGCGCTCCGCACCGGCGGCGTGACCGACACCGATCTCGGTTTGCGCTGGCGCCTGCTGCATCAGGCAAGGGTGCAGCCAACCGTGTCGCTGCAATACACCGCCACGCTGCCCACCGCCGGCGCCTTGCTCGGCTCGGGAGAATCCGACCACGGCCTCGGCGTGCTGGTGAGCAAAGACCTGCCGGCGCAGTTCCACCTCGACGCCAATCTCACCCGGCTCTGGCTTGGCCGCCCCCGGGCCGGCGCCGCGCGCGGCGGCTTCGACCAGGCATGGCTCCCGGCGTTCACGCTGGCGCATCCCATCAGGGGCAAGTGGGCACTCGCCATGGAATTCTCGGGCGTCACCCGGGCCGGTCCGACCGGGCCGTTGGTGCAGAACCTGTGGGCCGTGACCTACACGCCCAAGCCGCGCCTGGTGATCGACGCTGCCGTGCAGTACCGGGTGATCGGCAACGTGCCGAACGTTGTCTACGTCGCCGGATTCACCTGGGCAATCGCGGATTTGTATCGGGGACGACGGCGATGA
- a CDS encoding DUF488 domain-containing protein: MLTLYTIGHSTRSLGELMEALRAHGIQTLVDVRAFPMSRRLPHFNRESLEASLPEAGIEYRWMAALGGRRKKLREDSPNLALRNPQFRNYADYMLTPEFQRAATELLGIAASRPTAVMCAERVWFHCHRMLISDYVVASGNRVLHIDDAKPPREHKLTADARMKDGVLLYTGDRLF; encoded by the coding sequence TTGCTGACCCTGTACACCATCGGCCACTCCACGCGCTCGCTCGGCGAATTGATGGAAGCGCTGCGGGCGCACGGCATTCAGACCCTCGTGGATGTCCGGGCATTTCCGATGTCGCGCCGCCTGCCGCACTTCAACCGTGAATCGCTGGAAGCTTCCCTGCCCGAGGCCGGAATCGAATATCGCTGGATGGCGGCTTTGGGCGGGCGCCGCAAGAAGCTGCGCGAGGACTCGCCCAACCTCGCGCTGCGCAACCCGCAATTCCGCAACTACGCCGACTACATGCTGACGCCGGAATTCCAGCGCGCCGCAACTGAACTTCTCGGCATCGCCGCTTCACGACCCACGGCCGTGATGTGCGCGGAGCGCGTGTGGTTTCATTGCCACCGCATGCTGATCTCCGACTATGTGGTTGCGAGCGGCAACCGAGTGCTCCACATTGACGACGCCAAGCCGCCGCGCGAGCACAAGCTGACCGCCGACGCGCGGATGAAGGATGGCGTGCTGCTGTACACAGGGGATCGTTTGTTCTGA
- a CDS encoding DUF2393 family protein — translation MSTLPLGPIPPIPPSVQGDARRRILIFIGIAAVLVMVAVIWLFSRPAAQQQAGATQVPPEAAAIQLSDLKLATAQNFVGATVTYTEGKVTNNGGKTLAHAVVEVTFRNSLNEVVQRETVPLMVLETRPGYSDAVDLSAAPLPAGQSRQFRLTFEHVSADWAQSMPELKIVSVTTK, via the coding sequence ATGTCCACGCTGCCGCTGGGACCGATACCGCCGATCCCGCCGTCTGTCCAGGGCGACGCCCGTCGGCGGATTCTGATCTTCATCGGCATTGCAGCTGTGTTGGTCATGGTCGCGGTGATCTGGCTGTTCAGCCGGCCGGCCGCGCAGCAGCAAGCGGGCGCCACGCAAGTCCCGCCGGAGGCGGCAGCGATTCAGCTTTCGGACTTGAAGCTGGCCACGGCGCAGAACTTCGTTGGCGCCACCGTCACCTACACCGAAGGCAAGGTCACCAACAACGGCGGCAAGACGCTCGCGCACGCCGTGGTCGAGGTCACCTTTCGCAACTCGCTCAATGAAGTGGTGCAGCGCGAGACCGTGCCGCTGATGGTCCTGGAAACCCGTCCCGGCTATTCCGACGCGGTTGACCTGAGCGCGGCGCCCCTCCCGGCCGGCCAGTCGCGCCAGTTTCGCCTCACGTTCGAGCACGTCTCGGCCGACTGGGCGCAATCCATGCCGGAGCTGAAGATCGTGAGCGTCACGACCAAATGA
- the selD gene encoding selenide, water dikinase SelD, translated as MSSPKPVRLTEASKAAGUASKLSPAALDLVLGKLARQHDPNVLVGFDHADDAGVYKLSADLALVQTVDFFTPIVDDPYTFGQVAATNSLSDVYAMGGRPLSALAMVCFPEKGDLDVLERILAGGLAKMMEAGCAVIGGHSIRDDEIKFGYAVTGSIHPARVFANNGARAGDRLLLTKSLGTGVISTALKKQEAETAWVEGAVRSMTTLNKTAAEVVTRPEFTVHTMTDITGFGLVGHARELARASSVSLRLDAPRIPLLPGALECVRAGHIPGGLRANREFAECVVEYAPEVPEDLRTMLFDPQTAGGLLISVAAADADALARALKDSGVPAAAIGEVLPPTKPLIRVE; from the coding sequence ATGTCGTCCCCTAAGCCCGTCCGCCTCACCGAAGCGTCGAAAGCCGCCGGTTGAGCGTCCAAGCTGAGTCCGGCGGCGCTGGACTTGGTGCTTGGGAAATTGGCCCGGCAGCACGACCCGAACGTCCTGGTCGGCTTCGATCATGCCGACGACGCCGGGGTGTACAAACTTTCGGCCGACCTGGCGCTCGTCCAGACCGTCGACTTCTTCACGCCGATCGTCGACGACCCGTATACCTTCGGCCAGGTCGCCGCGACCAACTCGCTGAGCGACGTCTACGCCATGGGCGGGCGCCCGCTCTCAGCGCTCGCCATGGTCTGCTTCCCCGAGAAGGGCGACCTTGACGTGCTGGAGCGCATCCTCGCCGGCGGCCTGGCGAAGATGATGGAAGCCGGATGCGCCGTCATCGGCGGGCACAGCATTCGCGACGACGAGATCAAGTTCGGCTACGCCGTTACGGGCTCCATCCACCCGGCGCGCGTCTTCGCCAACAACGGCGCGCGCGCCGGCGACCGCCTGCTGCTCACCAAGTCGCTCGGGACGGGCGTGATCTCGACCGCGCTCAAAAAACAGGAAGCCGAGACCGCATGGGTGGAAGGCGCTGTCCGCTCCATGACCACGCTGAACAAGACAGCGGCGGAGGTCGTGACGCGACCGGAGTTCACCGTGCACACCATGACCGACATTACCGGCTTCGGCCTCGTCGGACACGCGCGCGAGCTGGCGCGCGCCAGCAGCGTCAGCCTGCGCCTTGATGCGCCACGCATCCCGCTCCTGCCCGGCGCACTGGAGTGCGTTCGCGCCGGACACATCCCCGGCGGCCTTAGGGCCAACCGGGAATTCGCCGAGTGCGTGGTGGAATACGCGCCCGAGGTGCCCGAAGACCTTCGCACCATGCTCTTCGATCCCCAGACCGCCGGCGGCCTGCTCATCTCGGTCGCCGCCGCCGACGCCGACGCGCTCGCCCGGGCGCTCAAGGACTCCGGCGTCCCCGCCGCCGCCATCGGCGAAGTCCTTCCGCCCACCAAGCCCCTGATCCGCGTG